The following proteins come from a genomic window of Campylobacter coli 76339:
- a CDS encoding Riboflavin synthase eubacterial/eukaryotic, translating into MFNGLIREIAEVKSYQNNVLILKTDYRPNLGDSIAVNGACLSVTKLHSDGFELELSHESRKHLAVQNLKDRVHIEPALRYGDRIDGHLMQGHIDFIGKLEKIEKDENGIDFYISLPKEAMKFMARKGSIGIDGVSLTINEVTKNGIRLTIIPITFKETLFKEYKIGREINIESDLLARYIYTQLQDKNKGLSWEEVERITYLY; encoded by the coding sequence ATGTTTAACGGACTTATAAGAGAGATCGCCGAGGTTAAATCTTATCAGAATAATGTTTTAATTTTAAAGACAGATTATCGCCCTAACTTGGGCGATAGCATAGCTGTTAATGGGGCTTGTTTGAGCGTGACTAAACTTCATAGTGATGGTTTTGAACTTGAACTTTCGCACGAGAGTCGCAAGCACTTAGCGGTGCAGAATTTAAAAGATAGGGTGCATATAGAACCTGCTTTAAGGTATGGAGATAGGATAGATGGGCATTTGATGCAAGGACATATCGATTTTATTGGCAAGCTTGAAAAGATTGAAAAAGATGAAAATGGAATTGATTTTTATATAAGTTTACCCAAAGAAGCGATGAAATTTATGGCAAGAAAAGGCAGTATAGGTATAGATGGAGTCAGCCTTACGATCAATGAAGTTACAAAAAATGGTATTAGATTGACTATCATTCCTATTACTTTTAAAGAAACACTTTTTAAAGAGTATAAAATAGGCAGAGAAATCAATATAGAAAGCGATTTACTTGCTCGTTATATCTATACGCAATTACAAGATAAAAATAAAGGATTGTCATGGGAAGAAGTGGAGAGAATTACTTATCTTTACTAG
- a CDS encoding ribonuclease BN, putative has product LKRKSLKRIFTILSNLRDKEILNYAAALSFYTILSLIPILFVCFSAFTQISSFKAYYEKAKQVIFTFLIPAQQDIVAAYLDTFLNNSVNLGIVGLIAMTFTSLAFFSGYDFVINRITKSEPKGLWQSISSYWTLLTLVPLGLGLSFYISGLIQQTLDDYKIGFNFFEILPFVIIWGLFFISYSSSIQKGTLKSLILVSFAAGAIWYIGKNLFVYYIVYNKTYASVYGSFSTILFFFIWIYISWIVYLFGIKIYYFLNHNQDKGDKIRKNTKKG; this is encoded by the coding sequence TTAAAAAGGAAAAGTTTGAAAAGAATTTTTACTATTTTGTCCAATTTGAGAGATAAAGAGATTTTAAATTATGCCGCAGCGCTTAGTTTTTATACTATTTTGTCTTTGATACCGATTTTGTTTGTGTGTTTTTCTGCCTTTACGCAAATTTCAAGCTTTAAGGCTTATTATGAAAAAGCCAAACAAGTCATTTTTACTTTTTTAATACCTGCCCAGCAAGATATAGTTGCTGCTTATCTTGATACATTTTTAAACAATAGCGTAAATTTAGGTATAGTAGGTCTTATAGCGATGACTTTTACTTCCTTGGCTTTTTTTTCGGGCTATGATTTTGTAATCAATCGTATTACAAAAAGCGAGCCAAAAGGACTTTGGCAAAGTATTAGCTCTTATTGGACACTTTTAACCCTTGTCCCACTAGGCTTAGGGCTTAGTTTTTATATATCGGGTTTAATTCAGCAAACTTTGGATGATTATAAGATAGGTTTTAATTTTTTTGAAATTTTACCTTTTGTGATCATTTGGGGTTTGTTTTTTATATCTTATTCAAGCTCCATTCAAAAAGGCACTCTTAAGAGTTTGATACTCGTTTCTTTTGCGGCGGGGGCTATTTGGTATATAGGAAAGAATTTGTTTGTGTATTATATAGTTTATAACAAAACTTATGCTAGTGTTTATGGTTCTTTTTCTACTATACTTTTTTTCTTTATTTGGATTTATATTTCTTGGATTGTTTATCTTTTTGGGATTAAAATTTATTATTTTTTAAATCACAATCAAGATAAAGGGGATAAAATTCGCAAAAACACAAAGAAGGGCTAA
- a CDS encoding Competence protein: MSFWNSLYLNLKEFRYLFLFGFIVFVFNIFLEYNHFLTLKEQKHKLIENALLLQYYPKYNKNNKKYWVLKLKTKDVILYSTSFKDLNLSKNQLLNLKIITSNISFKDYLKKSFYVPSYGFEISGYFKNNAIVSYFLHQHTNEKVQEFYGALFFALPISSELRKDVNHYGIAHLIAISGYHIALLFTLVFFILTPLYSFFQKRYFPYRSLRLDLSVFIFIMLFAYAYLIGFVPSYVRSLIMALWAFYLLCKNIKILSFFTLFISIYLCIALYPRLLLSVGFLFSCLGVFYIFLYLHHFSKFFHNFLNIILLNIWTFFCMTIPVLYFFPLISYQQFLAIILSGIFIIFYPLVLCLHFVAHGNLLDPVLIDFLNLKFYAIDIKIPTWILISYLALSFMAMRYKILALLCVFANFIPFILIVI, from the coding sequence ATGTCTTTTTGGAATTCTTTATATTTAAACCTTAAAGAATTCCGCTACTTATTCTTATTTGGCTTTATTGTTTTTGTTTTTAATATATTTTTAGAATACAATCATTTTTTAACCCTTAAAGAACAAAAACACAAACTAATAGAAAATGCCTTACTTTTACAGTATTATCCAAAATACAATAAAAATAATAAAAAATACTGGGTTTTAAAACTTAAAACAAAGGATGTTATCCTTTACAGTACAAGCTTTAAGGACTTAAATTTAAGTAAAAATCAGCTTTTAAATTTAAAAATAATCACAAGCAATATTTCCTTTAAGGATTATCTTAAAAAAAGCTTTTATGTTCCTAGCTATGGTTTTGAAATTTCGGGATATTTTAAAAATAATGCCATTGTTTCTTATTTTTTACATCAACACACAAATGAAAAAGTGCAAGAATTTTATGGAGCTTTATTTTTTGCCCTACCCATCTCTTCGGAGCTTCGAAAGGATGTTAATCATTATGGCATTGCTCATTTAATAGCAATCAGTGGTTATCATATAGCTTTACTTTTTACTTTAGTATTTTTTATACTCACGCCCTTATATAGTTTCTTTCAAAAAAGATATTTCCCTTATAGAAGCTTACGCTTGGATTTGAGTGTTTTTATTTTTATCATGCTTTTTGCCTATGCTTATCTTATAGGTTTTGTGCCTTCTTATGTTCGTTCTTTAATCATGGCTCTTTGGGCTTTTTATCTGCTTTGTAAAAATATAAAAATTCTAAGCTTTTTCACTCTTTTTATAAGCATATATCTTTGTATAGCTCTTTATCCTAGACTTTTATTGAGTGTGGGATTTTTATTTTCTTGTTTGGGAGTTTTTTATATTTTTTTATATTTACACCACTTTTCAAAATTCTTTCATAATTTCTTAAATATCATTTTGCTGAACATATGGACATTTTTTTGTATGACCATCCCTGTGCTTTATTTTTTTCCTCTTATTAGCTATCAACAATTCTTAGCCATTATTTTGAGTGGAATTTTTATAATCTTTTATCCTTTGGTTTTGTGTTTGCATTTTGTAGCACATGGGAATCTTTTAGATCCTGTATTGATTGATTTTTTAAATCTTAAATTTTATGCCATAGATATTAAAATTCCGACTTGGATTTTAATATCTTATCTTGCGCTCTCTTTTATGGCTATGCGTTATAAAATTTTAGCCCTTCTTTGTGTTTTTGCGAATTTTATCCCCTTTATCTTGATTGTGATTTAA
- a CDS encoding COG1496: Uncharacterized conserved protein, translated as MGRSGENYLSLLDNQKVSVFCAHDKDYNIFRAKVHKENLFSHLGFKDIEKCVFMDQIHSSKVEIYDESLENLSCDGLISIEKNTALCVLSADCLPLILWHESGIIVALHSGRKGSFENILKECVDKICAKNPNLDMQKFHLFILPSICSKNYEIDGEILEFAKVEFKDFLNERKLDLKALVKFQAQNLGIKNIIDSNICSFDDGAFYSYRRDKTSKRFVSVVYLKG; from the coding sequence ATGGGAAGAAGTGGAGAGAATTACTTATCTTTACTAGATAATCAAAAAGTCAGTGTTTTTTGCGCTCATGATAAAGACTATAATATCTTTAGAGCTAAAGTTCATAAAGAAAATTTATTTTCTCATTTGGGTTTTAAAGATATTGAAAAATGTGTTTTTATGGATCAAATTCATTCTAGTAAAGTTGAAATTTATGATGAAAGTTTAGAAAATCTAAGTTGTGATGGTTTGATAAGTATAGAAAAAAATACCGCACTTTGCGTTTTAAGTGCGGATTGTTTGCCTTTGATTTTATGGCATGAAAGTGGGATTATAGTGGCACTTCACTCAGGAAGAAAAGGGAGTTTTGAAAACATTTTAAAAGAGTGTGTGGATAAAATCTGTGCAAAAAATCCCAATTTAGATATGCAAAAATTTCATCTTTTTATCTTGCCTAGTATTTGTTCTAAAAACTATGAAATAGACGGAGAAATTTTAGAATTTGCAAAAGTAGAATTTAAAGATTTTTTAAACGAAAGAAAACTTGATTTAAAAGCTTTGGTAAAATTTCAGGCTCAAAATTTGGGTATTAAAAATATCATAGATAGTAATATTTGTAGTTTTGATGATGGGGCGTTTTATTCTTATCGTCGCGATAAGACTTCAAAACGCTTTGTGAGTGTTGTTTATCTAAAGGGTTGA
- a CDS encoding Hemerythrin-like iron-binding protein encodes MLPKWDSSFSVHNAKIDEQHKKLFELAAKVEIVSDKSVSKNEIKELLAEFFNYMKDHFNDEEKYMQLIAYPALEEHRKIHKEIIQTMINLIKDIKSTNDLKEKLYIIAKKWLLEHILYEDMKVEKWRSSSLATDEGKDVSFEAADDDDDKPQFYLYKCNCPGKIHDVPYGIHQKIELQGNKFTCKTCKQAIVFFQKHS; translated from the coding sequence ATGCTTCCAAAATGGGACAGCAGTTTTAGTGTACACAATGCCAAAATTGATGAACAGCATAAAAAACTTTTTGAGCTTGCAGCAAAAGTTGAAATTGTTTCAGACAAATCAGTAAGTAAAAATGAAATCAAGGAACTTTTAGCTGAATTTTTTAATTATATGAAAGATCATTTTAACGATGAAGAAAAATATATGCAACTCATCGCTTATCCAGCGCTTGAAGAGCATAGAAAAATTCATAAAGAGATCATACAAACTATGATTAATCTTATTAAAGATATCAAATCTACAAATGATCTTAAAGAAAAGCTTTACATTATAGCGAAAAAATGGCTCTTAGAACACATACTCTATGAAGACATGAAAGTAGAAAAATGGAGAAGCTCTTCTTTGGCAACAGATGAAGGTAAAGATGTCAGCTTTGAAGCAGCAGATGATGACGATGATAAGCCACAGTTTTATCTTTATAAATGCAATTGCCCAGGTAAAATACACGATGTTCCTTATGGTATTCATCAAAAAATTGAGCTGCAAGGGAATAAATTTACTTGCAAAACCTGTAAACAAGCGATTGTATTTTTTCAAAAACATTCCTAG
- a CDS encoding Membrane proteins related to metalloendopeptidases encodes MKKLLLLFAFVIQSFAALSVEELTWDNGDTLLKFLQRNSIPMSLYYELDREDQELTSDIAYKVKYQVLKDENNNIEQVLIPISDELQIHIYKDKNDQYTLAFTPVSYQKEDRILHLTIKSSAYQDVYEESGSSTLARAMVRSFRGSINFRNIQKGDEVTLYYEQKRRMGKLWGDIAIKMAVVEINKNAQEVFAYNDIFYNRNGKEVEAFLLTKPVNYTRISSTFSTARYHPILKRYRAHLGIDYAAPTGTPVKSAGKGTISFVGTKGGYGKVIQVKHDSGYMTLYAHLSRFAKIKKGQKVNQGQVIGYVGSTGMSTGPHLHFGVYLNNKAINPASVVKIAKSELSGKAKEDFKNTIAIYEGIINEALATNRPNPPKEEEFENYIEF; translated from the coding sequence ATGAAAAAACTCTTACTTTTATTTGCATTTGTTATTCAAAGTTTTGCCGCACTTAGCGTTGAAGAGCTTACTTGGGATAATGGCGATACTTTACTTAAATTTTTGCAAAGAAATTCTATCCCTATGTCGCTTTATTATGAACTCGATAGAGAAGATCAAGAGCTTACTTCTGATATAGCCTATAAAGTAAAATATCAAGTTTTAAAAGATGAAAATAACAACATAGAACAAGTTTTAATCCCAATCAGTGATGAGTTACAAATTCATATTTATAAAGACAAAAACGATCAATACACTCTTGCTTTTACCCCTGTTTCTTATCAAAAAGAAGATAGAATTTTGCACCTTACAATCAAAAGTTCTGCCTATCAAGATGTTTATGAAGAAAGTGGCAGTAGTACTTTAGCTCGTGCTATGGTGCGTTCTTTTCGAGGAAGTATTAACTTTCGCAATATCCAAAAAGGCGATGAAGTTACTCTTTATTATGAGCAAAAAAGACGCATGGGGAAACTTTGGGGCGATATCGCTATAAAAATGGCTGTAGTAGAAATTAATAAAAATGCTCAAGAAGTATTTGCTTATAATGATATTTTTTACAACCGCAATGGAAAAGAAGTGGAAGCTTTTTTATTAACCAAGCCTGTAAATTATACAAGAATATCATCGACTTTTAGTACCGCAAGATACCACCCTATACTCAAACGCTACCGCGCACACCTTGGTATAGACTATGCAGCGCCTACTGGAACACCTGTAAAAAGTGCCGGCAAAGGGACTATCTCTTTTGTAGGTACTAAAGGCGGATATGGAAAAGTTATACAAGTAAAACACGACTCAGGCTACATGACTTTATATGCTCACTTGAGTCGCTTTGCAAAAATTAAAAAAGGTCAAAAAGTAAATCAAGGTCAAGTTATCGGCTATGTAGGATCAACGGGCATGAGCACAGGCCCTCATTTGCATTTTGGTGTTTATCTAAACAATAAAGCCATCAACCCTGCTTCAGTAGTTAAGATTGCCAAATCTGAACTAAGTGGGAAAGCTAAAGAAGATTTTAAAAACACTATAGCAATATATGAAGGAATTATAAACGAAGCCTTAGCTACTAATAGGCCAAACCCTCCTAAAGAAGAGGAATTTGAAAACTATATAGAATTCTAA
- a CDS encoding (S)-2-hydroxy-acid oxidase has product MKKEFEQYFIKLLGSENAYFDDIHRRAYSYDATKKHYLPDGVLFPRNEEDISQILKFCNENNIIIIPRGAGSGFTGGALAVNGGLILSFEKHMNKILEIDLENLVAVVQPGVINIHLQREAAKHGLFYPPDPASMEYSSLGGNVSENAGGMRAAKYGITKDYVMALRAVLPNGEIIRAGKRTIKDVAGYNLAGILIASEGSLAVLSELTLKLIALPKFKKTAFGIFPSVKSAMNAVYKSLASGVNPVSMEFLDNLSIRAVESKFNKGLPVDAGAILIADVDGNVKEAIDEDLKILGEHFLDAGASQFKIAKDEQEAADIWFARRNCSQSIAMYGTLKLNEDITVPRSKLPALLEGIDEISKKYGFKIPCFGHTGDGNVHTNVMVPDKNDEEQVKKGYEAVEEVFKLTVELGGTLSGEHGIGLSKAPFMKLAFSDAEMNLMRNIKKAFDPNNILNPFKMGL; this is encoded by the coding sequence ATGAAAAAAGAATTTGAGCAATACTTTATCAAGCTTTTAGGTAGTGAAAATGCTTATTTTGATGATATTCATAGGCGTGCTTATAGTTATGATGCTACAAAAAAGCATTATTTGCCTGATGGGGTACTTTTTCCAAGAAACGAAGAGGATATTTCTCAAATATTAAAATTTTGTAACGAAAACAATATCATCATCATTCCTCGTGGCGCGGGTTCGGGTTTTACAGGGGGTGCTTTGGCTGTCAATGGGGGATTGATTTTAAGTTTTGAAAAGCATATGAATAAAATTCTAGAAATCGATCTTGAAAATTTAGTCGCAGTAGTGCAACCAGGTGTAATTAACATACATTTGCAAAGAGAAGCGGCTAAACATGGGCTTTTTTATCCACCTGATCCTGCTAGCATGGAGTATTCTAGCTTAGGGGGAAATGTAAGCGAAAATGCTGGAGGTATGAGAGCTGCGAAGTATGGCATTACTAAAGATTATGTTATGGCTTTAAGAGCTGTTTTACCTAATGGAGAAATTATTCGTGCAGGTAAGCGCACCATCAAAGATGTCGCAGGATATAATCTCGCAGGTATTTTAATCGCAAGCGAAGGTTCTTTGGCGGTTTTAAGTGAGCTTACTTTAAAACTTATCGCTTTGCCTAAATTTAAGAAAACAGCTTTTGGAATTTTTCCGAGTGTAAAAAGCGCTATGAATGCAGTTTATAAGAGCCTTGCAAGTGGGGTTAATCCTGTATCTATGGAATTTTTAGACAATCTTAGCATTAGAGCAGTGGAGAGCAAATTCAATAAAGGTTTGCCTGTGGATGCGGGGGCTATTTTGATTGCTGATGTAGATGGTAATGTAAAAGAAGCTATTGATGAAGATTTGAAAATTTTAGGAGAGCATTTTTTAGACGCAGGTGCAAGTCAATTTAAAATAGCTAAAGACGAGCAAGAAGCGGCAGATATTTGGTTTGCTAGAAGAAATTGCTCTCAAAGTATAGCTATGTATGGAACTTTAAAGCTAAATGAAGATATTACTGTGCCGCGATCAAAACTTCCTGCTTTGCTTGAAGGCATAGATGAAATTTCTAAAAAATATGGTTTTAAAATCCCTTGTTTTGGTCATACCGGTGATGGAAATGTACATACTAATGTTATGGTTCCTGATAAAAATGATGAAGAACAAGTGAAAAAAGGCTATGAAGCGGTAGAAGAGGTGTTTAAGCTTACTGTGGAGCTTGGAGGGACTCTAAGCGGTGAGCATGGAATAGGGCTTTCTAAGGCTCCTTTTATGAAATTAGCTTTTTCTGATGCTGAAATGAATTTGATGAGAAATATTAAAAAAGCTTTTGATCCAAACAATATCCTCAATCCTTTTAAAATGGGACTTTAA
- a CDS encoding Heat shock protein 60 family chaperone GroEL, with translation MAKEIIFSDEARNKLYEGVKKLNDAVKVTMGPRGRNVLIQKSFGAPTITKDGVSVAKEVELKDSLENMGASLVREVASKTADQAGDGTTTATVLAHAIFKEGLRNITAGANPIEVKRGMDKACEAIVAELKKLSREVKDKKEIAQVATISANSDEKIGNLIADAMEKVGKDGVITVEEAKSINDELNVVEGMQFDRGYLSPYFITNAEKMTVELSNPYILLFDKKIANLKDLLPVLEQIQKTGKPLLIIAEDIEGEALATLVVNKLRGVLNISAVKAPGFGDRRKAMLEDIAILTGGEVISEELGRTLESATVQDLGQASSVIIDKDNTTIVNGAGEKANIDARVNQIKAQIAETSSDYDREKLQERLAKLSGGVAVIKVGAATETEMKEKKDRVDDALSATKAAVEEGIVIGGGAALIKAKAKINLDLKGDEAIGAAIVERALRAPLRQIAENAGFDAGVVVNSVENAKDENTGFDAAKGEYVNMLESGIIDPVKVERVALLNAVSVASMLLTTEATISEIKEDKPAMPDMSGMGGMGGMGGMM, from the coding sequence ATGGCAAAAGAAATTATTTTTTCAGATGAAGCAAGAAACAAACTTTATGAAGGTGTTAAAAAATTAAACGATGCAGTAAAAGTTACTATGGGGCCAAGAGGTCGTAATGTTTTAATCCAAAAAAGCTTTGGTGCACCTACTATCACCAAAGATGGTGTAAGTGTAGCTAAAGAAGTAGAGCTTAAAGACAGTCTTGAAAATATGGGTGCTTCACTTGTTAGAGAAGTAGCAAGCAAAACAGCAGATCAAGCAGGTGATGGTACAACCACTGCAACTGTTTTAGCACATGCTATCTTTAAAGAAGGCTTAAGAAATATTACAGCTGGAGCAAATCCTATCGAAGTTAAACGCGGTATGGACAAAGCTTGCGAAGCAATCGTGGCTGAACTTAAAAAACTTTCTCGCGAAGTAAAAGATAAAAAAGAAATTGCTCAAGTTGCTACAATTTCAGCAAATTCAGATGAAAAAATCGGAAATTTAATAGCAGATGCTATGGAAAAAGTAGGTAAAGATGGTGTTATCACTGTTGAAGAAGCAAAATCAATCAATGATGAATTAAATGTAGTTGAAGGTATGCAATTTGACAGAGGTTATCTCAGTCCTTATTTTATAACCAATGCAGAAAAAATGACTGTAGAACTTTCAAATCCTTATATCTTGCTTTTTGATAAAAAAATTGCAAATTTAAAAGATTTGTTACCGGTTTTAGAACAAATTCAAAAAACAGGAAAACCACTTTTAATTATCGCTGAAGATATCGAAGGTGAAGCACTTGCAACTTTAGTTGTAAATAAACTACGCGGTGTATTAAATATCTCTGCTGTAAAAGCTCCAGGCTTTGGAGATAGAAGAAAAGCTATGCTTGAAGATATAGCGATTTTAACAGGCGGTGAAGTGATCTCTGAAGAGCTTGGAAGAACTCTTGAAAGCGCTACAGTACAAGATCTTGGACAAGCTTCAAGCGTAATCATCGATAAAGATAATACGACTATCGTAAATGGCGCAGGCGAAAAAGCAAATATTGACGCAAGAGTAAATCAAATCAAAGCTCAAATAGCTGAAACAAGCTCTGATTATGATAGAGAAAAATTACAAGAAAGACTTGCTAAATTAAGCGGTGGTGTTGCAGTTATCAAAGTAGGTGCAGCAACTGAAACTGAAATGAAAGAGAAAAAAGATCGCGTTGACGATGCTTTAAGCGCAACTAAAGCAGCAGTTGAAGAAGGTATAGTAATAGGTGGTGGTGCAGCTTTAATCAAAGCTAAAGCTAAAATCAATCTTGATTTAAAAGGTGATGAAGCTATCGGCGCAGCTATAGTTGAAAGAGCTTTAAGAGCACCTTTAAGACAAATCGCTGAAAATGCAGGATTTGATGCGGGTGTAGTTGTAAACAGCGTTGAAAATGCAAAAGATGAAAATACAGGTTTTGACGCTGCAAAAGGCGAATATGTAAATATGCTTGAAAGCGGAATTATCGATCCGGTTAAAGTAGAAAGAGTAGCTTTACTTAATGCAGTTTCTGTAGCTAGCATGCTTTTAACAACAGAAGCAACAATCAGCGAAATCAAAGAAGATAAACCTGCAATGCCTGATATGAGTGGCATGGGCGGAATGGGTGGCATGGGTGGAATGATGTAA
- a CDS encoding Two-component system response regulator DccR, with protein MAAKILLLEDDLSLSEIIEEFLSDEGYEVYLCTNAKEALELAYEKHFDVWILDVKVPLGDGFSLLKELRECGKQTPAIFMTSLNTTEDLKEGYNAGCDDYIRKPFELAELSIRVQALLKRAFAHKNEDYEDLGNGFKFSFTSQILYHFDKALTLPSKEIKLLSLLLKNKNIFLSTERILEELWEYDEEPSELSLRAYVKNLRKILGKEKIINQRGRGYCYG; from the coding sequence GTGGCAGCTAAAATTCTGCTTTTAGAAGATGATTTAAGTTTAAGTGAGATTATAGAAGAATTTCTAAGCGATGAGGGCTATGAAGTTTATTTATGCACTAATGCCAAAGAAGCTTTAGAGCTTGCTTATGAAAAGCATTTTGATGTGTGGATACTTGATGTTAAGGTTCCTTTGGGGGATGGATTTTCTTTATTAAAAGAATTAAGAGAATGCGGAAAGCAAACTCCTGCTATTTTTATGACTTCTTTAAACACAACAGAAGATCTAAAAGAGGGTTATAATGCTGGTTGTGATGACTATATACGCAAGCCTTTTGAGCTTGCAGAGCTTTCAATCCGTGTTCAAGCTTTGCTAAAGAGAGCTTTTGCTCATAAAAATGAAGATTATGAGGATTTGGGAAATGGGTTTAAATTCAGCTTTACTTCGCAAATTCTTTATCATTTTGATAAAGCTTTAACTCTACCTAGTAAAGAGATTAAATTATTATCCTTGCTTTTAAAAAATAAAAATATTTTTTTAAGCACTGAGAGAATTCTTGAAGAACTTTGGGAGTATGATGAAGAGCCTAGCGAGCTTAGCTTAAGGGCATATGTCAAAAATCTACGCAAAATACTAGGAAAAGAAAAAATTATAAATCAAAGGGGTAGGGGATATTGCTATGGCTAA
- a CDS encoding Heat shock protein 60 family co-chaperone GroES, translating into MNFQPLGKRVLVKRVEETKTTASGIIIPDNAKEKPLTGEVVAVSKEITDIANGDKIVFAKYGGTEIKLDNSEYLVLNLDDILGILK; encoded by the coding sequence ATGAATTTTCAACCTTTAGGAAAGCGTGTTTTAGTAAAACGCGTAGAAGAAACCAAAACAACAGCTTCAGGTATAATTATACCAGATAATGCTAAAGAAAAACCACTTACAGGTGAAGTTGTTGCAGTAAGCAAAGAAATTACTGATATTGCAAATGGAGATAAAATCGTATTTGCTAAATACGGTGGAACAGAAATCAAACTTGATAATAGCGAATATTTAGTTTTAAATTTAGATGATATTTTAGGAATTTTAAAATAA
- a CDS encoding Two-component system histidine kinase DccS, producing MAKKVIRQILLIYLTTTGIFLAIFFAIWYQKLYEELVVTKGSPLRESHRNIIINILNSRFIPMNESASNIAQSTGLKFAIFDKKQAIFDNLDFDFRKAKVELKGRGIYDGKVFFLDRMNTDHYFLKHANEDDKNSESGLKILIQGEEVTKDLVWIRIKVFSFAMMAFCALGLIAYILVKIALRPLEDKITTLNRFIKDSTHELNTPLSVILMSIEQLESQKLEHSTKFTRIKLAAKSLSQVYSDLVFYNFPNTLELNKQELDLKSLIEERLEYFKIFFEQKKINLNLNLHQASIFASKNQISKLVDNLLSNAIKYNKKGGEISIELKTGFLSIADTGCGISETNLKYIFDRYARFNADQGGFGIGLSLVKKICDDNDIKIICESVENESTVFKLTWNEDKI from the coding sequence ATGGCTAAAAAAGTCATTAGGCAAATTTTACTGATTTATTTAACCACTACAGGTATTTTTCTAGCCATTTTTTTTGCCATATGGTATCAAAAATTATATGAGGAATTAGTCGTTACAAAAGGTTCTCCTTTAAGGGAGAGCCATAGAAATATCATTATAAATATTCTCAATTCTCGCTTTATCCCTATGAATGAAAGCGCTAGCAATATCGCTCAAAGTACCGGACTTAAATTTGCCATTTTTGATAAAAAGCAGGCTATTTTTGATAATCTGGATTTTGATTTTAGAAAAGCAAAAGTTGAGCTTAAGGGTAGGGGAATTTATGATGGAAAAGTATTTTTTCTTGATCGTATGAATACGGATCATTATTTTTTAAAGCATGCGAATGAAGATGATAAAAATAGTGAAAGTGGATTAAAAATTTTAATCCAAGGCGAGGAAGTTACAAAAGATCTTGTTTGGATTAGGATAAAGGTTTTTTCTTTTGCCATGATGGCTTTTTGTGCATTGGGCTTGATAGCTTATATTTTAGTAAAAATTGCCTTAAGACCGTTGGAGGATAAGATCACTACTCTTAACCGATTTATCAAAGATTCAACTCATGAGCTTAATACACCTTTAAGTGTGATTTTGATGAGTATAGAACAGCTTGAAAGTCAAAAATTAGAGCATAGTACCAAATTTACAAGGATAAAATTAGCCGCAAAGAGCTTATCTCAAGTGTATTCAGATCTTGTTTTTTATAATTTTCCTAATACCTTAGAGCTTAATAAACAAGAGCTTGATTTAAAATCATTGATTGAAGAAAGACTTGAATATTTTAAAATATTTTTTGAACAAAAGAAAATTAATTTAAATCTTAATTTGCATCAAGCGAGTATTTTTGCTTCTAAAAACCAAATTTCTAAACTCGTAGACAATCTTTTAAGCAATGCGATCAAATACAATAAAAAGGGTGGAGAGATTTCTATAGAATTAAAAACAGGTTTTTTAAGTATCGCAGACACAGGTTGTGGAATTTCAGAGACAAATCTTAAATATATTTTTGACAGATATGCAAGATTTAATGCCGATCAAGGAGGCTTTGGCATAGGGCTTTCTTTGGTAAAAAAGATTTGTGATGATAATGATATAAAAATCATTTGCGAATCGGTAGAAAATGAAAGTACTGTTTTTAAATTAACTTGGAATGAAGATAAGATTTAA